One Helianthus annuus cultivar XRQ/B chromosome 7, HanXRQr2.0-SUNRISE, whole genome shotgun sequence genomic region harbors:
- the LOC110866531 gene encoding nicotinamidase 1-like has translation MFLGALSVLLIFYILWVVEKRKENSKSKTVIGHVAIDPVKMELSVDEDSVTLIGEVTTGLVLVDIVNDFCSVGAGHLAPKVHDKQISRMVDESAQLARTFCKKEMARVCFPAHHPDVPEPPYPPHCIAGTDEANLVPALQWLENESNVTLRRKDCIDGFVGSFEKDGSNVFVDWVKKHQIEAVLVVGICTDICVLDFVCSALSARNRGHVTPLRDVIVYSGACATFDLPVHVARNIPGALAHPQVRLFNIDVCSKLNR, from the exons ATGTTTTTAGGTGCACTAAG TGTCCTGctgattttttatattttatgggTTGTtgaaaaaaggaaagaaaattcAAAATCGAAGACTGTGATTGGTCATGTGGCGATAGATCCGGTAAAAATGGAGCTCTCAGTGGATGAAGATTCGGTGACACTAATAGGTGAAGTAACTACCGGTCTTGTCCTCGTCGATATTGTTAACGACTTCTGTTCGGTCGGTGCAGGTCATCTG GCTCCAAAAGTACACGATAAACAAATATCTAGAATGGTTGATGAGTCAGCACAACTCGCCAGAACATTCTGCAAAAAAGAAATGGCCCGTGTTTGCTTTCCTGCTCATCATCCAGATGTCCCCGAGCCCCCATATCCTCCTC attgTATAGCCGGGACCGATGAAGCCAACTTGGTTCCCG CCCTGCAGTGGTTGGAAAACGAATCAAATGTGACACTTCGACGCAAAGACTGCATTGATGGATTTGTTGGTTCTTTTGAGAAAGACGGATCCAATGTCTTTGTAGATTGGGTGAAAAAACACCAGATTGAAGCC GTATTGGTTGTTGGGATATGCACGGATATATGTGTACTGGACTTCGTGTGTTCTGCGTTATCTGCAAGAAAtcgtggtcatgttactcctcttAGAGATGTGATCGTATATTCGGGTGCGTGTGCAACTTTTGATCTTCCGGTTCATGTTGCCAGAAACATCCCTGGTGCTCTTGCTCACCCTCAGGTACGCTTGTTTAACATTGATGTTTGCAGCAAATTAAACCGTTAA
- the LOC110866530 gene encoding protein FAR1-RELATED SEQUENCE 6-like, producing MASSDSSRVGVEPSASGDHHTTSSSYQPHHDASFCGPSNVIVNPISAVGPSDISAVGPSDVDVNTLPAVNPTESYNPVFTTVANPVANRHTLHGFEIQTLDSMFTSGTITAAIHATPNGTPYWIPQVDVRYLPVVNSTFTHWEDIVTVYNTYATQSGFFTRIGTSKNKKYKMIFVPFTGVDHHKKCVIFGAGMLYDETIESYTWLLNTFLAAHKKQPIFVLTDQDASMKQAVSTVFTNSIHRLCMWHIMRKLPSKISNDILDNTTLRSSIHKLRDTNVLFDEDYIQIIDAQRHTQRDLEFKSDMSTPRLSTGLRIEAHASETYTWSMFLEVRKEIYMGMFHCMPIERPGTTDVKNYTVRHCKSNMSYVNEFEVSLNVLEQTVSCTCLGFTRIGYLCRHVFCIFRYHQIERIPSQYIIPRWKRDALPSVVHSISNIYSSNNSEFAIIHNE from the exons ATGGCTTCGTCTGACTCATCTCGTGTTGGAGTTGAACCTTCTGCATCGGGTGATCATCATACAACATCTTCTTCGTATCAGCCACATCACGATGCTAGTTTTTGCGGCCCATCTAATGTCATTGTAAATCCTATTTCTGCTGTGGGTCCATCTGATATTTCTGCTGTAGGTCCGTCTGATGTTGATGTCAATACCTTACCTGCTGTTAATCCAACTGAAAGTTACAATCCTGTGTTTACAACAGTTGCAAACCCAGTTGCAAATCGACACACCCTTCATGGGTTTGAAATTCAGACGCTTGATTCAATGTTTACATCAG GAACGATTACGGCTGCCATACATGCTACACCTAATGGCACCCCGTATTGGATACCTCAAGTTGATGTTAGATACCTTCCTGTGGTAAATAGTACATTTACCCATTGGGAAGATATTGTCACGGTGTACAACACATATGCTACGCAATCCGGGTTTTTTACTCGGATCGGTACATCGAAGAACAAAAA ATACAAAATGATCTTTGTGCCATTCACCGGAGTTGATCACCACAAAAAATGTGTTATCTTTGGCGCTGGCATGTTATACGATGAGACTATAGAGTCGTATACCTGGTTACTAAACACCTTTCTGGCTGCACATAAGAAACAACCAATCTTTGTTCTCACTGACCAAGACGCATCAATGAAACAAGCTGTATCAACCGTTTTCACAAACTCCATCCATCGTttgtgcatgtggcacataatgagaAAACTTCCGTCCAAG ATTTCAAATGACATCCTTGATAATACCACTCTTCGTTCGTCAATACATAAGCTG AGAGATACCAATGTGTTGTTTGATGAAGACTACATCCAGAT TATTGATGCTCAGCGGCATACACAACGAGATCTCGAATTTAAAAGCGACATGTCGACCCCTCGCTTATCTACCGGTCTTCGCATAGAGGCACACGCGTCTGAAACATATACATGGTCCATGTTTCTTGAAGTTCGAAAAGAAATATATATGGGCATGTTCCATTGTATGCCAATTGAACGTCCTGGAACGACCGACGTAAAAAATTACACTGTTCGTCACTGCAAATCAAACATGTCTTATGTCAATGAATTTGAG GTGTCGCTCAATGTACTTGAACAAACTGTAAGCTGTACATGTCTTGGGTTCACTCGTATTGGATATCTATGCCGACATGTATTCTGTATATTCCGTTACCACCAAATTGAACGGATACCGTCCCAATACATCATTCCACGTTGGAAACGAGATGCGCTCCCGTCGGTTGTTCATAGCATATCTAACATATACTCATCTAACAACAGCGAGTTTGCTATCATCCACAATGAATAA